One Pomacea canaliculata isolate SZHN2017 linkage group LG9, ASM307304v1, whole genome shotgun sequence DNA segment encodes these proteins:
- the LOC112572478 gene encoding uncharacterized protein LOC112572478 isoform X2 yields MSMTCFCFVCLVLIMASELTQASLPSNIDVSTYEEGKRQFELIRHQSQLPQYGQCWKDAMDFIDSGCKQLSDDMQGRLSLAYLNCFLRLQGRQLYDCDQTKSVEECTRDMADVDRGSFTTFFTHTQSICYFLQVQIWNEETETTISRLAETSAHVASKIQQSSVLQMEMIRQQNLTLKNQEILMKSATNLSLHLATSAREMEAAFSNVREATQAQRILMADMFDHLISLKQVIHGEFSGFYAILYYFFSILVSYLLTSTARTSGARFWLFGIMTASAICEYSIQMWAPQFLTWCLTDFSEMDDWVYWLRQKCRKLCLWCGLVLLGFFVYRYEDINTANHRLLMEIRKQNSDLKHLLSGRHFGIQPQIKPGVTENFGTITGDRTLDDGSDFSSTETACGSVESDETYIHHESEITTSESDSYTTAQTLQGDAVDSNAEINSLLEELKELRGVTSLREMSGHVEQWVMTGRYPPSSAAVYNGPKHESNLHLSSRYLLRPRQVRINPAVSPAVEVESPHSFAKTVRQLERLAKQNSKLVRVVTAKKAQMC; encoded by the exons ATGTCGATGACTTGTTTTTGCTTCGTTTGTCTTGTTTTGATCATGGCTTCGGAACTTACACAGGCATCGCTGCCTAGTAACATCGACGTAAGTACTTACGAAGAAGGGAAAAGGCAGTTCGAGTTGATCAGACATCAGTCACAGCTGCCTCAGTATGGACAATGTTGGAAGGATGCAATGGATTTTATTGACAGCGGCTGTAAACAGCTATCGGACGATATGCAAGGAAGATTGTCTCTGGCATACCTTAACTGTTTTTTGCGCTTACAAGGTAGACAACTTTATGATTGCGATCAAACAAAGTCTGTTGAAGAGTGCACAAGAGATATGGCTGATGTGGATCGTGGGTCGTTCACGACATTcttcacccacacacaaagtATTTGCTACTTTCTGCAGGTACAGATCTGGAACGAGGAGACAGAGACTACCATTTCGCGATTGGCAGAGACGTCTGCTCACGTAGCATCTAAGATCCAGCAGTCTTCTGTTCTCCAGATGGAAATGATACGACAGCAAAACTTAACTCTGAAAAACCAGGAGATTCTGATGAAGAGTGCAACAAACCTGTCGCTCCATCTTGCTACATCAGCGCGGGAGATGGAAGCGGCGTTTAGTAATGTTCGCGAAGCTACTCAGGCACAGCGCATACTCATGGCAGATATGTTTGACCACTTAATCAGTCTGAAGCAAGTAATTCATGGAGAGTTTTCTGGCTTCTATGCAATCCTCTATTACTTCTTCTCCATACTGGTATCCTATCTGTTAACATCTACTGCCAGAACATCTGGTGCTCGATTTTGGCTGTTTGGCATAATGACAGCCAGTGCCATTTGTGAATACTCCATACAGATGTGGGCACCACAGTTTCTCACTTGGTGTTTGACAGATTTTTCAGAAATGGAT GACTGGGTTTACTGGTTACGCCAGAAATGTCGGAAACTCTGTTTGTGGTGTGGTCTGGTGTTGCTTGGTTTCTTCGTGTATAGATATGAAGATATCAACACTGCTAACCACAGGCTTTTGATGGAGATCAGGAAACAGAACTCAGATCTCAAACACCTTTTGTCTG GTCGTCACTTTGGTATACAGCCTCAGATTAAACCAGGAGTAACAGAAAATTTTGGAACCATCACAG GTGATCGTACTTTAGATGATGGTAGTGATTTCAGCAGCACAGAAACTGCATGTGGAAGTGTGGAATCAGATGAAACGTACATACACCACGAATCTGAAATCACCACCTCAGAGTCAGACAGTTACACCACAGCACAGACACTGCAAGGTGATGCTGTCGATTCTAATGCTGAAATTAACTCATTGCTGGAAGAACTAAAGGAGCTGAGGGGTGTCACATCTTTGAGGGAGATGTCAGGCCATGTGGAACAGTGGGTGATGACTGGAAGATATCCCCCTTCTTCAGCTGCCGTGTACAATGGGCCAAAGCATG AGAGTAATTTGCATTTGAGTTCGCGGTATCTGTTACGACCACGCCAAGTCAGGATTAACCCTGCTGTTTCTCCAGCAGTAGAGGTTGAATCGCCTCATAGTTTTGCCAAGACAGTCAGGCAGCTGGAGAGGCTGGCAAAGCAGAACAGCAAGCTGGTCCGTGTTGTCACAGCAAAGAAAGCTCAGATGTGTTAA
- the LOC112572478 gene encoding uncharacterized protein LOC112572478 isoform X1, translating to MSMTCFCFVCLVLIMASELTQASLPSNIDVSTYEEGKRQFELIRHQSQLPQYGQCWKDAMDFIDSGCKQLSDDMQGRLSLAYLNCFLRLQGRQLYDCDQTKSVEECTRDMADVDRGSFTTFFTHTQSICYFLQVQIWNEETETTISRLAETSAHVASKIQQSSVLQMEMIRQQNLTLKNQEILMKSATNLSLHLATSAREMEAAFSNVREATQAQRILMADMFDHLISLKQVIHGEFSGFYAILYYFFSILVSYLLTSTARTSGARFWLFGIMTASAICEYSIQMWAPQFLTWCLTDFSEMDDWVYWLRQKCRKLCLWCGLVLLGFFVYRYEDINTANHRLLMEIRKQNSDLKHLLSGRHFGIQPQIKPGVTENFGTITGDRTLDDGSDFSSTETACGSVESDETYIHHESEITTSESDSYTTAQTLQGDAVDSNAEINSLLEELKELRGVTSLREMSGHVEQWVMTGRYPPSSAAVYNGPKHDESNLHLSSRYLLRPRQVRINPAVSPAVEVESPHSFAKTVRQLERLAKQNSKLVRVVTAKKAQMC from the exons ATGTCGATGACTTGTTTTTGCTTCGTTTGTCTTGTTTTGATCATGGCTTCGGAACTTACACAGGCATCGCTGCCTAGTAACATCGACGTAAGTACTTACGAAGAAGGGAAAAGGCAGTTCGAGTTGATCAGACATCAGTCACAGCTGCCTCAGTATGGACAATGTTGGAAGGATGCAATGGATTTTATTGACAGCGGCTGTAAACAGCTATCGGACGATATGCAAGGAAGATTGTCTCTGGCATACCTTAACTGTTTTTTGCGCTTACAAGGTAGACAACTTTATGATTGCGATCAAACAAAGTCTGTTGAAGAGTGCACAAGAGATATGGCTGATGTGGATCGTGGGTCGTTCACGACATTcttcacccacacacaaagtATTTGCTACTTTCTGCAGGTACAGATCTGGAACGAGGAGACAGAGACTACCATTTCGCGATTGGCAGAGACGTCTGCTCACGTAGCATCTAAGATCCAGCAGTCTTCTGTTCTCCAGATGGAAATGATACGACAGCAAAACTTAACTCTGAAAAACCAGGAGATTCTGATGAAGAGTGCAACAAACCTGTCGCTCCATCTTGCTACATCAGCGCGGGAGATGGAAGCGGCGTTTAGTAATGTTCGCGAAGCTACTCAGGCACAGCGCATACTCATGGCAGATATGTTTGACCACTTAATCAGTCTGAAGCAAGTAATTCATGGAGAGTTTTCTGGCTTCTATGCAATCCTCTATTACTTCTTCTCCATACTGGTATCCTATCTGTTAACATCTACTGCCAGAACATCTGGTGCTCGATTTTGGCTGTTTGGCATAATGACAGCCAGTGCCATTTGTGAATACTCCATACAGATGTGGGCACCACAGTTTCTCACTTGGTGTTTGACAGATTTTTCAGAAATGGAT GACTGGGTTTACTGGTTACGCCAGAAATGTCGGAAACTCTGTTTGTGGTGTGGTCTGGTGTTGCTTGGTTTCTTCGTGTATAGATATGAAGATATCAACACTGCTAACCACAGGCTTTTGATGGAGATCAGGAAACAGAACTCAGATCTCAAACACCTTTTGTCTG GTCGTCACTTTGGTATACAGCCTCAGATTAAACCAGGAGTAACAGAAAATTTTGGAACCATCACAG GTGATCGTACTTTAGATGATGGTAGTGATTTCAGCAGCACAGAAACTGCATGTGGAAGTGTGGAATCAGATGAAACGTACATACACCACGAATCTGAAATCACCACCTCAGAGTCAGACAGTTACACCACAGCACAGACACTGCAAGGTGATGCTGTCGATTCTAATGCTGAAATTAACTCATTGCTGGAAGAACTAAAGGAGCTGAGGGGTGTCACATCTTTGAGGGAGATGTCAGGCCATGTGGAACAGTGGGTGATGACTGGAAGATATCCCCCTTCTTCAGCTGCCGTGTACAATGGGCCAAAGCATGAtgag AGTAATTTGCATTTGAGTTCGCGGTATCTGTTACGACCACGCCAAGTCAGGATTAACCCTGCTGTTTCTCCAGCAGTAGAGGTTGAATCGCCTCATAGTTTTGCCAAGACAGTCAGGCAGCTGGAGAGGCTGGCAAAGCAGAACAGCAAGCTGGTCCGTGTTGTCACAGCAAAGAAAGCTCAGATGTGTTAA